In Deltaproteobacteria bacterium, the genomic stretch ACCACGCAATCCGTCCTCACGGTCTTCGGGTCAATCACATCAGCACTGGCAATCTTATGTTCAAGTTCGCTGATCTTACCCTCAACAAAGCCCTGCCGTTCCTTGGCAGCATCATATTCTGCGTTCTCAGAAAGATCGCCATGGGCCCGGGCCTCTGCGATGGCCCTTATAACCTCTGGCCTCTCAACGCTCTTCAGATGTCTAACCTGCTCCTTTAGAGCCTCATAGCCCACTTTTGTGATTGGTATGCGATTCAAGGCAATACTCCTTGTCTTCGTAAGTTCTCAATAACCCAGAGGCATGAAGGTTTTTTCTGGAAGGCGATATCCTTTCACAGATACTCTCGCGCGAGAAGCTCCGCTATCTGCACGGCATTGGTGGCTGCCCCCTTGCGTATGTTGTCCGACACGATCCACATGTTAATACCATTTGCAATAGACTCATCGGCCCTGATTCGCCCCACAAAGGTGTCATCCTTTCCGGCAGCGTCAATAGCCATGGGGTAGAGATTCTGTGAAGGGTCGTCCACTACCGTCACACCCGGGGCATTCTCCAGCAGGTCCCGAACATCTTCTGGGGCAATGCGTTCGCGTGTTTCAATATTGACCGACTCGGAATGGCTGTAGAAAACAGGCACCCGGACCGCGGTGGCTGTGATTCCAATAGTATCGTCTTCCAGAATCTTCCTTGTCTCATGGACCATCTTCATCTCTTCCTTAGTATACCCGCCGTCAAGAAAGACATCAATGTGCGGTAGACAGTTGAAGGCAATTCTATGAGGATAGACCCTTTTCTCCGGCTCAGCAGAGTTGATAATCGCCTTGGTCTGGTCGTAGAGTTCGTCAATTGCTTTCTTGCCCGTGCCGGAAACGGCCTGATAAGTGGATACCACAATCCGTTTGATGCCCGCCTTTGCGTGAATGGGCGCCAGCGCCACTACCATCTGGATAGTGGAGCAGTTCGGATTGGCTATAATGCCCTTGTTCCCATAATTGGCTGTTGCCCCGGGATTCACCTCCGGAACGACCAGGGGCACACCAGGGTCCATGCGCCATGCAGAAGAGTTATCAACAACCACACAGCCATCCCGGGCGGCAATTGGCGCAAACTGCTGACTGGTGGCGCCGCCGGCAGAAAAGATCCCGATGTCTACTCCCTTGAATGAGGTCTCTGTTAGTCCTTCCACCGGAATCTCCTCGCCTTTGAACCGGAGTGTGCGGCCGGCAGATTTGGCAGTAGCCAGCAGCTTAAGATTATTGACAGGGAAATCCCTTTCTTCAAGGCAAGCCACCATCTGGTTTCCCACCGCACCGGTGGCCCCAGCCACGGCCACATTGAACAACTTGCCCATTCTTCACTCTCCCTCAATAGATTCCACAATCAAGTCTCCCACCTCTGACGTGGAATGCCCCATTTGGCCTGCTCCTGCGCCCTTGAGGTCATCTCGCAAGACCTTGATAACGGCCCTTTCGATCATCTGGGCGGCCTCCGGCTCACCAAGGGTTTCGAGCATAAGCTTGGCAGCCAGAATTGCTCCTATTGGATTAATGATATTTTGGCCCGTGTATTTTGGCGCAGAACCCCCGATCGGCTCAAACATAGAAATCCCCTCCGGATTAATGTTTCCGCCGGCCGCAACGCCCATGCCACCCTGGAGCATTGCGCCCAGATCGGTAATAATGTCACCGAACATGTTCTCGGTCACAATGACGTCAAACCATTCCGGATTCTTGATCATCCACATACACAGAGCGTCCACATGAACATAGTCGGTTTCAATATCCGGGTAGGATTCTCCCACCTCGTTGAATGTGCGTTCCCACAGGTCAAAGGTATAGGTCAAAACATTGGTCTTTCCACACAGTGTCAGTTTCTTGGCCCGGCCCCGGCGCCTGCAGGCCTCAAAGGCATACCGAATACAGCGTTCAACTCCCATACGCGTGCTGATGGACTCCTGGATAGCCACTTCATGGGGCGTTCCCCGCCTCAGAATGCCGCCCGTGCCTGCATAGAGGCCTTCTGTATTTTCACGCACGACCACAAAGTCAATCTCATCAGGTCCCTTGTGCTTTATGGGAGTCTCGACACCAGGATAGAGCCTTACGGGTCTCAGATTAATGTATTGATCCAACTCAAACCGGAGTCTTAAGAGGACCCCCTTCTCCAGGATACCCGGCGTCACATCCGGATCACCGATGGCCCCTAGATACATGGCGTCACATCCTTTTATCGATTCAAGGACTCCGTCAGGCAGGGTTTCCCCTGTCTCCTTGTAATGTTTGCCACCCAGGCTGAAGTAACGAAAGGCAAGCTCAAAGCCTTTCTTGCCGGAAACAGCTTCAAGAACCTTCAATCCCTCGGCAACCACCTCAGGGCCTGTGCCATCGCCTGGGATAACGGCTATGTCATAGTCTCTTGGCGTCACGGTTACGAAATCTCCTTATCCATTGTGAGGGTTTTGTGCATATCTCTATGCTCGGTCTTGCTCCTGTTTCTGCTTCAGCACATACGGCATGAGTCCACCAGCCTTGATAAGCCCCTGCATAAAAGGAGGGATCGCCTTTGCAGAGAAGTGCCGCCCGTTTGTATGGTCGGTAATCTCGCCCGTATCCGGGTTGACGGATATCCGGTCGCCCGTCCTAATTCCCTCGGATACCCCCGGCGCTTCAAAGATCGCCAGTCCCATGTTAAATGCATTTCTATAGAAAATCCGGGCAAAGCTCTCTGCCACCACACACGAGATGCCGGCCCCTTTTATGGCCATGGGTGCATGCTCACGCGAGGAGCCGCAGCCAAAATTCTTGCCGGC encodes the following:
- the greA gene encoding transcription elongation factor GreA; this translates as MNRIPITKVGYEALKEQVRHLKSVERPEVIRAIAEARAHGDLSENAEYDAAKERQGFVEGKISELEHKIASADVIDPKTVRTDCVVFGCTVVLENLETEEKVQYQLVGTDESDVSQRRISVSSPVGRAMIGKTIGDEIVVQAPGGRRQYELIDIRTS
- a CDS encoding 3-isopropylmalate dehydrogenase, encoding MTPRDYDIAVIPGDGTGPEVVAEGLKVLEAVSGKKGFELAFRYFSLGGKHYKETGETLPDGVLESIKGCDAMYLGAIGDPDVTPGILEKGVLLRLRFELDQYINLRPVRLYPGVETPIKHKGPDEIDFVVVRENTEGLYAGTGGILRRGTPHEVAIQESISTRMGVERCIRYAFEACRRRGRAKKLTLCGKTNVLTYTFDLWERTFNEVGESYPDIETDYVHVDALCMWMIKNPEWFDVIVTENMFGDIITDLGAMLQGGMGVAAGGNINPEGISMFEPIGGSAPKYTGQNIINPIGAILAAKLMLETLGEPEAAQMIERAVIKVLRDDLKGAGAGQMGHSTSEVGDLIVESIEGE
- a CDS encoding 3-isopropylmalate dehydratase small subunit, which produces MTIEGAVWKFGDNVDTDVIIPAPYLVTADSEELGKHCMEGVDPAFSAKVGPGDIIVAGKNFGCGSSREHAPMAIKGAGISCVVAESFARIFYRNAFNMGLAIFEAPGVSEGIRTGDRISVNPDTGEITDHTNGRHFSAKAIPPFMQGLIKAGGLMPYVLKQKQEQDRA
- a CDS encoding aspartate-semialdehyde dehydrogenase, producing the protein MGKLFNVAVAGATGAVGNQMVACLEERDFPVNNLKLLATAKSAGRTLRFKGEEIPVEGLTETSFKGVDIGIFSAGGATSQQFAPIAARDGCVVVDNSSAWRMDPGVPLVVPEVNPGATANYGNKGIIANPNCSTIQMVVALAPIHAKAGIKRIVVSTYQAVSGTGKKAIDELYDQTKAIINSAEPEKRVYPHRIAFNCLPHIDVFLDGGYTKEEMKMVHETRKILEDDTIGITATAVRVPVFYSHSESVNIETRERIAPEDVRDLLENAPGVTVVDDPSQNLYPMAIDAAGKDDTFVGRIRADESIANGINMWIVSDNIRKGAATNAVQIAELLAREYL